A region from the Clostridium beijerinckii genome encodes:
- the rimO gene encoding 30S ribosomal protein S12 methylthiotransferase RimO, whose product MSENKIEIINVKEKHNTISNKYKVGMVSLGCDKNRVDSEIILGRMSSEYEITSNPKDADIIIVNTCGFIESAKQESIDTILEMANYKINYKCKLLIATGCLTQRYGEELRNLIPEIDIMLGVNDYNKINEFITDFIEGNRIASELLNYSDENINEGKRILTTQKESAYIRIAEGCNNFCTYCIIPKIRGKFRSRKMENIINEAKDLSESGVKEIILIAQDTTLYGSDIYEKKSLHLLLRELSKVEGIKWIRVLYCYPEEIYDELIDEIASNEKVVKYLDLPIQHISNNILKLMGRKTSKQDIINKINKLREKISGIILRTTFIVGFPKETEEDFNEIIDFIEEYKLDKVGVFTYSQEEDTPAAIMEGQIIEEVKKKREEKLMLVQKGISEQINKLKIGKLYDILVEGYNGKCYYGRSYEMAPDIDASVLFESSKKIEVGEFIKVKIIENMDYDLVGVVVDESCK is encoded by the coding sequence TTGAGTGAGAATAAAATAGAAATAATAAATGTAAAAGAAAAACACAATACTATATCAAATAAATATAAAGTAGGAATGGTTAGTTTAGGCTGTGATAAAAACAGAGTTGATTCAGAAATAATATTAGGTAGGATGAGCAGTGAATATGAAATAACAAGCAATCCTAAAGATGCAGATATAATTATTGTAAACACATGTGGATTCATAGAAAGTGCCAAGCAAGAATCTATTGATACAATACTCGAAATGGCAAATTATAAAATTAATTATAAATGTAAACTACTTATAGCAACAGGATGTCTTACTCAAAGGTATGGGGAAGAATTAAGAAATTTAATACCTGAAATAGATATAATGCTTGGAGTTAATGATTATAATAAAATAAATGAATTTATAACAGATTTTATAGAGGGAAATAGAATTGCTTCAGAACTTTTAAATTACTCTGATGAAAATATTAATGAAGGAAAAAGAATTCTTACAACTCAAAAAGAAAGTGCGTATATTAGAATAGCTGAGGGATGTAATAATTTTTGCACATATTGTATAATTCCTAAAATAAGAGGGAAATTTAGAAGCAGAAAAATGGAAAATATTATAAATGAAGCTAAAGATTTAAGCGAAAGTGGAGTTAAAGAAATAATACTTATAGCTCAAGATACCACTTTATATGGCAGTGATATTTATGAAAAGAAAAGTCTTCATCTATTACTTAGAGAGTTATCTAAGGTTGAAGGAATTAAGTGGATTAGAGTGCTTTATTGCTATCCAGAAGAGATATATGATGAACTTATAGATGAAATTGCAAGTAATGAAAAAGTTGTAAAGTACTTAGATTTACCAATTCAACATATAAGTAATAATATTTTAAAGCTTATGGGAAGAAAAACAAGTAAGCAAGATATAATAAATAAAATAAACAAATTAAGAGAAAAAATTTCAGGAATTATATTAAGAACAACTTTTATAGTTGGATTTCCGAAAGAAACTGAAGAAGATTTTAATGAAATTATTGATTTTATCGAAGAATATAAGCTTGATAAAGTAGGAGTGTTTACATATTCTCAAGAAGAAGATACTCCAGCGGCAATAATGGAAGGACAGATAATAGAAGAAGTCAAGAAAAAAAGAGAAGAAAAATTAATGTTAGTACAAAAGGGTATATCAGAACAAATAAATAAATTGAAAATTGGAAAGTTATATGATATTCTTGTTGAGGGATATAATGGTAAGTGTTACTATGGAAGAAGCTACGAAATGGCTCCTGATATAGATGCAAGTGTATTATTTGAATCATCGAAAAAGATAGAAGTTGGTGAATTTATAAAGGTCAAAATAATTGAGAATATGGATTACGATTTAGTGGGAGTTGTTGTTGATGAATCTTGCAAATAA
- the recA gene encoding recombinase RecA, giving the protein MGHIDAEKLKAIESAMGHIEKQFGKGSVMILGDHNIAKMEAISTGCLDLDIALGIGGVPKGRIIEIYGPESSGKTTIALHIAAEAQKKGGAVGYIDAEHALDPSYAQKLGVDVDSLIISQPDTGEQGLEIAEALVRSGAIDVLVVDSVAALVPKAEIEGEMGDSHMGLQARLMSQALRKLAGSINKTNCVAIFINQLREKIGVMFGSPETTTGGRALKFYASVRMDIRRIDSIKQGDAMIGNRTRIKITKNKVAPPFKQAEFDIMYNEGISRNGNIVDVGVKEEIVQKSGAWFSYGDIRLGQGRENSKIYLKENPEVALEIENKIREKYNLPLAELVKEKISDKTKDDKVNETKDNKNDTVKDVAKDIKK; this is encoded by the coding sequence ATGGGACATATAGATGCAGAGAAATTAAAAGCAATTGAAAGTGCAATGGGTCATATAGAAAAACAATTTGGAAAAGGATCGGTAATGATACTTGGAGATCACAACATTGCAAAAATGGAGGCCATATCAACTGGGTGTTTAGATTTAGATATAGCACTTGGAATTGGCGGAGTACCTAAGGGTAGAATTATTGAAATTTATGGACCAGAAAGTTCAGGAAAAACTACAATTGCCCTTCATATAGCTGCTGAAGCACAAAAAAAAGGTGGGGCTGTAGGATATATAGATGCAGAACATGCTTTAGATCCTAGTTATGCTCAAAAGCTTGGCGTTGATGTAGATAGTTTAATAATATCTCAACCTGATACAGGAGAACAAGGTCTTGAAATTGCAGAAGCTTTAGTTCGTTCAGGAGCAATTGACGTTTTAGTAGTAGATTCTGTTGCGGCACTCGTGCCTAAAGCCGAAATTGAAGGAGAAATGGGAGATTCACATATGGGTCTTCAAGCAAGACTTATGTCACAAGCCTTAAGAAAACTTGCTGGATCAATAAATAAGACTAATTGCGTTGCTATATTCATTAACCAATTAAGAGAAAAAATTGGAGTTATGTTTGGTTCTCCAGAGACAACAACTGGGGGAAGAGCATTAAAATTTTATGCATCAGTAAGAATGGATATTAGAAGAATAGATTCTATAAAACAAGGCGATGCAATGATTGGTAATAGAACAAGAATTAAGATAACAAAAAATAAAGTAGCTCCACCATTTAAACAAGCAGAGTTTGATATTATGTACAATGAAGGAATTTCTAGAAATGGTAACATAGTAGATGTTGGAGTAAAAGAAGAAATAGTTCAAAAAAGTGGAGCTTGGTTTTCTTATGGTGATATAAGATTAGGTCAAGGAAGAGAAAATTCTAAAATATATTTAAAAGAAAATCCAGAAGTAGCATTAGAAATAGAAAATAAAATAAGAGAAAAATACAATCTTCCATTAGCAGAACTAGTGAAAGAAAAGATATCAGACAAAACTAAAGATGATAAAGTTAATGAAACTAAAGATAATAAAAATGATACAGTTAAAGACGTTGCTAAAGATATAAAAAAATAG
- the pgsA gene encoding CDP-diacylglycerol--glycerol-3-phosphate 3-phosphatidyltransferase, with product MNLANKLTLIRIFLVPVFLLFIATKDIPYGSFIATFIFILASITDKLDGYVARSRNQITNFGKFMDPLADKLLVTTALISLVELHVVPAWAVVVIIAREFAVSGLRSIAAAQGRVIAASWWGKIKTVIQIIAIILLLLKVNIHDSIDLRHFVADNYYLREFFVIVPTIMLMAAVIITLISGYDYFKKNKEAVSIDK from the coding sequence ATGAATCTTGCAAATAAGTTAACCTTAATTAGAATATTTTTAGTTCCTGTATTTTTGTTATTTATAGCTACGAAAGATATTCCATATGGAAGTTTTATAGCTACTTTCATATTTATCTTAGCGTCAATAACTGATAAGTTAGATGGATATGTTGCTAGAAGCAGAAATCAAATAACTAACTTTGGAAAATTCATGGATCCCTTAGCAGATAAATTATTAGTTACTACAGCATTAATTTCATTAGTTGAATTACATGTAGTACCAGCATGGGCAGTAGTTGTTATAATTGCACGTGAATTTGCTGTTTCTGGATTAAGATCAATAGCAGCAGCACAAGGTAGAGTTATTGCTGCAAGTTGGTGGGGAAAAATTAAGACTGTAATACAAATAATAGCTATAATTTTATTGCTATTGAAAGTAAATATACATGATTCAATAGATCTAAGACATTTTGTGGCTGATAATTATTATTTAAGGGAATTTTTTGTAATAGTTCCAACTATTATGCTTATGGCTGCAGTTATTATAACTTTAATTTCAGGTTATGATTATTTTAAAAAAAATAAGGAAGCTGTGTCTATTGATAAATAA